Proteins from one Polynucleobacter wuianus genomic window:
- the yidC gene encoding membrane protein insertase YidC — MDFKKTILWAVFSLSGLMLYNNWQVHEGKPSMFGGAPVAAPAANDKAIAGNKVDVPSQIAGSTATTATPTTNVGSIEGAEKFVLQNDVLVLEVSASGANIVDAKLLKALTAEQKPVELFQYTPTHKYFARSGLITLNNSDLPNHTSVFKLVQSGKDGSGRPYLVLASERSGVKLEKTFILNPGSYVVEVGHRVSQAFANTNPLVLYTEIVRDGMQEQKIGPFGGAFSASTFTGPAAYTDKEKFNKLEFTAIDKNKITIPTQVPAGDPAWIAMVQHYFASAWIPGDKAARDIYAGRIDNGLYRIGMQTPLGVVVPGSVVVEKAQLFVGPQEEKVLETIAPGFELLKDYGYLTILAKPIFWLLEKIHGYVGNWGWSIILLTILIKLVFFPLSAASYKSMARMKEVQPRLMAMKEQYKGEPQKLNQAMMEMYRKEKINPLGGCLPVVIQIPVFISLYWVLLSSVEMRGAPWILWIHDLSVPDPFYILPVIMAVSMFAQTKLNPTPPDPIQAKVMMYMPIVFSIMFFFFPAGLVLYWVVNNLLSIAQQWQINKMFGKKTAK; from the coding sequence ATGGACTTTAAAAAAACGATTCTTTGGGCTGTGTTTTCACTATCAGGTCTCATGCTTTACAACAACTGGCAAGTCCATGAGGGCAAGCCATCGATGTTTGGTGGTGCACCAGTAGCAGCACCAGCCGCTAATGACAAGGCGATTGCGGGAAACAAAGTAGATGTGCCATCGCAAATTGCTGGCTCAACTGCCACTACTGCAACACCAACTACAAACGTAGGCTCTATTGAGGGCGCAGAAAAGTTTGTATTGCAAAACGACGTACTCGTTTTAGAAGTTAGTGCAAGTGGCGCCAACATCGTCGATGCAAAACTACTTAAAGCCTTAACTGCAGAACAAAAGCCGGTTGAGCTTTTTCAATACACCCCAACACATAAGTATTTTGCAAGGTCCGGTTTAATTACTCTGAACAATAGTGATTTACCAAACCATACAAGCGTCTTCAAATTAGTGCAGTCTGGTAAGGATGGCTCGGGCAGACCATACCTAGTGCTAGCAAGCGAACGCAGCGGTGTAAAACTAGAAAAAACTTTTATTCTCAATCCAGGTAGCTATGTGGTTGAGGTTGGCCATCGCGTTTCTCAAGCATTTGCTAATACAAACCCCTTGGTTTTGTATACAGAAATTGTGCGCGATGGTATGCAAGAACAAAAAATTGGACCTTTTGGGGGCGCTTTCTCTGCCAGCACTTTTACTGGTCCTGCGGCGTATACCGACAAAGAAAAGTTTAATAAGCTTGAGTTCACGGCAATAGATAAAAATAAAATTACCATCCCAACCCAAGTGCCGGCCGGAGACCCGGCTTGGATCGCAATGGTTCAACATTATTTCGCTAGCGCTTGGATTCCGGGAGATAAGGCTGCTCGTGATATTTATGCCGGAAGAATTGATAACGGCTTATATCGAATTGGCATGCAAACCCCGCTAGGGGTTGTGGTCCCTGGATCTGTGGTTGTAGAAAAAGCGCAACTCTTCGTTGGGCCACAAGAAGAAAAAGTTTTAGAAACGATTGCTCCAGGCTTCGAATTATTAAAGGACTATGGCTATTTAACAATTCTTGCTAAACCTATTTTTTGGCTGCTAGAAAAAATTCACGGTTACGTTGGCAATTGGGGTTGGTCAATCATCTTGCTGACAATTTTGATTAAGCTGGTGTTCTTCCCTTTATCTGCGGCCAGCTACAAATCAATGGCGCGCATGAAAGAGGTGCAACCACGTTTGATGGCCATGAAAGAGCAATACAAGGGCGAGCCACAAAAACTCAATCAAGCCATGATGGAGATGTACCGCAAGGAAAAGATCAATCCATTGGGCGGATGTTTGCCAGTAGTAATTCAGATCCCAGTGTTCATTTCGCTGTACTGGGTGCTTTTGTCCTCCGTAGAAATGCGTGGCGCACCTTGGATCCTGTGGATTCATGACTTATCAGTGCCAGACCCTTTTTACATCTTGCCGGTGATCATGGCTGTGTCGATGTTTGCACAAACCAAACTTAACCCAACGCCTCCAGATCCAATTCAGGCAAAAGTCATGATGTACATGCCGATTGTATTTTCGATCATGTTCTTCTTCTTCCCTGCTGGATTAGTCTTGTACTGGGTTGTAAATAACTTGTTGTCAATTGCACAACAGTGGCAGATCAACAAAATGTTTGGCAAGAAGACCGCTAAATAA